Proteins encoded in a region of the Paenibacillus wynnii genome:
- the prmC gene encoding peptide chain release factor N(5)-glutamine methyltransferase: MSEVQSIREAFAEASSFLSQCGCNEPQRSAQLLLEHALGLSGAAYYMAFADPFPAELRSAWEESVTRRGTGEPVQYIIGEQEFYGRSFEVTPDVLIPRPETELLVEAVLKYGAELWPDGRACGQAADDTPAARSLTAVDIGAGSGAISVTLAAEAPAWRVSAGDISPAALAVAARNALRHGAAVDFRLGDLLEPFAGMETDILVSNPPYIPGGDIAGLQREVREHEPRTALDGGEDGLDPYRRMMEQLTLLPAPPRLVGFELGLGQAEQVAGLLAAAGHWSEIVTINDLAGIPRHVLGISR; this comes from the coding sequence ATGTCGGAAGTGCAAAGCATCCGGGAAGCCTTTGCGGAGGCTTCTTCTTTTTTGAGCCAGTGCGGATGCAACGAACCGCAGCGCAGCGCCCAATTACTGCTCGAGCATGCGCTTGGCTTGTCCGGGGCGGCTTATTACATGGCATTTGCCGATCCCTTTCCGGCGGAGCTGCGCTCCGCTTGGGAGGAATCGGTTACCCGCCGCGGCACGGGAGAACCCGTGCAGTATATTATAGGGGAACAGGAATTTTACGGGCGGAGCTTTGAAGTGACGCCCGATGTGCTTATTCCCCGGCCCGAAACGGAGCTGCTCGTTGAGGCGGTCTTGAAGTACGGCGCGGAGCTATGGCCGGATGGACGGGCCTGCGGTCAGGCCGCGGATGATACTCCAGCCGCGCGCTCACTGACCGCTGTGGACATCGGCGCCGGCAGCGGCGCGATCTCCGTCACGCTGGCTGCCGAAGCGCCGGCGTGGCGGGTCTCCGCCGGCGACATCTCGCCGGCGGCACTGGCCGTAGCCGCGCGCAATGCCTTGCGCCACGGCGCGGCTGTGGATTTCCGGCTCGGCGACCTGCTCGAGCCGTTTGCGGGTATGGAGACGGATATCCTCGTCTCCAACCCGCCGTACATTCCCGGCGGTGACATCGCCGGGTTGCAGCGCGAGGTGCGCGAGCATGAGCCGCGCACGGCACTGGACGGCGGCGAGGACGGGCTGGACCCGTACCGCCGCATGATGGAGCAGCTCACGCTGCTCCCGGCTCCGCCGCGGCTGGTCGGCTTCGAGCTCGGCCTCGGCCAGGCGGAGCAGGTAGCCGGCCTGCTTGCGGCGGCCGGTCACTGGAGTGAGATCGTTACGATTAACGATCTCGCTGGAATTCCACGGCATGTGCTTGGAATATCACGCTAA
- a CDS encoding FtsW/RodA/SpoVE family cell cycle protein: MLQKIKKVDGVIVVILVLLMAVSIFAIYSVTHGRDKLDGFQIRMIKFYVLGFVAFLGLTFVDYRILVKYGLYAYISGVALLILVSFIGTEQNGAQGWIKFGSIGLQPAELFKLVLILFLAAVLYRKNKHKLSFWGDIIPLGLITLLPFLVVISQNDLGNALSYIVILIGLLWIGNIKFSHALIGLLVMASAATAGIMSYIHFHDDIKTFLTDINRSHWIERFDPWLVPDKATAKASYHTKNAKLAIASGGMSGEGYMEGTSVQTDRVPYTYSDSIFVQIAEEFGFVGSAAVLLLYFILIHRMILIALECRDRSGPFLIVGVVAMMLYQIFENIGAFIGLMPLTGITLPFISYGGTSLLINMASIGLVMSVKLHGQEVEEDLPKKSVYSAPGKQM; the protein is encoded by the coding sequence ATGCTCCAAAAAATTAAAAAAGTAGACGGCGTGATTGTCGTTATTCTCGTATTGTTAATGGCCGTCAGCATCTTTGCCATTTATAGTGTTACTCATGGCAGGGACAAGCTGGACGGCTTCCAGATTCGGATGATCAAGTTTTATGTGCTCGGATTTGTTGCCTTTCTGGGATTGACCTTTGTCGACTACCGCATCCTAGTGAAATACGGCTTATATGCCTATATATCAGGTGTTGCCTTGCTGATCCTTGTCAGCTTTATCGGAACAGAACAAAACGGGGCCCAGGGCTGGATAAAATTCGGTTCCATTGGTCTTCAGCCCGCAGAATTGTTTAAGCTGGTTCTGATTCTTTTCTTGGCGGCGGTCCTTTATCGTAAAAATAAACATAAGTTGTCCTTTTGGGGTGACATAATACCGCTGGGGTTAATCACTCTACTACCCTTTTTGGTGGTCATTTCTCAGAATGACTTGGGTAACGCGTTATCCTACATTGTGATTCTAATTGGGCTACTATGGATTGGGAACATTAAATTTTCGCATGCGCTTATCGGCTTGCTGGTCATGGCGAGTGCGGCTACTGCTGGAATTATGAGCTATATTCATTTTCATGATGACATTAAGACGTTTCTTACAGATATCAACCGATCTCACTGGATAGAGCGCTTTGATCCATGGCTTGTACCGGATAAGGCCACTGCCAAAGCCAGCTATCATACTAAAAATGCTAAACTGGCTATTGCTTCAGGAGGGATGAGCGGGGAAGGTTATATGGAGGGTACTTCCGTGCAAACGGATCGAGTGCCATACACTTACTCTGACTCTATCTTTGTGCAGATTGCCGAAGAGTTCGGCTTTGTCGGATCGGCGGCGGTGCTGCTGCTGTATTTTATATTGATTCACCGAATGATTCTAATTGCCCTTGAATGCAGGGATCGAAGTGGGCCTTTTTTGATCGTCGGCGTTGTCGCGATGATGCTTTATCAAATCTTTGAGAATATCGGCGCATTTATTGGCCTGATGCCGTTAACGGGAATCACTTTACCCTTCATCAGTTACGGAGGGACCTCGCTGCTTATTAATATGGCCAGCATCGGCCTGGTGATGAGCGTCAAGCTTCATGGTCAAGAGGTGGAAGAGGACCTTCCTAAGAAGTCTGTTTACTCGGCTCCAGGCAAGCAGATGTAA
- a CDS encoding FtsW/RodA/SpoVE family cell cycle protein, with protein MLEKIKKVDGVIVVILVLLMAVSITSIYSVTAGTELNGSHIQMLKYYGLGFIAFIGLSFVDYRLLLKNAFYIYMFGIGLLVLVSFTESKNGAKGWLELPVVHLSLQPAELFKLILILLLASLLIWKNKDKLTFWRDIVPLTLITLVPFGIVILQNDLGNALSYAVILMGVLWIGNIKFSHALIGLVLIGGSAFAGITSYIQYHDQAVSFLEDKIGRDHLVKRFDPWLVPELASKDASYHTKNAQLAIASGGMVGEGYMEGTSVQAGKVPYTYSDAIFVQIAEEFGFLGSAGVLLLFFILIHRMVLIALECKQRGGPFIIVGVVAMLLYQILENIGAFIGLMPLTGITLPFISFGGTSILINMSSMGIVMSVHLYGGEEEDDLPVYPRYSPPPKLL; from the coding sequence ATGCTTGAGAAGATCAAAAAAGTGGATGGGGTTATCGTGGTAATCCTTGTTTTACTTATGGCAGTGAGTATTACCTCTATTTATAGTGTGACTGCTGGAACGGAGTTAAACGGTTCTCATATTCAAATGTTGAAATATTATGGATTGGGCTTTATCGCTTTTATTGGATTGTCGTTCGTAGATTATAGGCTGCTATTAAAAAATGCATTTTATATCTATATGTTTGGAATAGGATTATTGGTGCTGGTCAGCTTTACCGAAAGTAAAAACGGCGCCAAGGGCTGGTTGGAATTGCCCGTGGTTCATCTGAGTCTTCAACCTGCGGAGCTATTCAAGCTCATATTAATTCTTTTATTAGCCTCACTGCTGATTTGGAAAAACAAAGATAAGCTTACCTTTTGGCGGGATATTGTCCCCCTTACCTTAATTACACTTGTTCCCTTTGGGATCGTAATTTTACAAAATGATCTGGGTAACGCCTTGAGCTATGCTGTTATTTTGATGGGAGTGCTGTGGATCGGCAATATTAAGTTTTCGCATGCCTTAATCGGATTGGTGCTTATCGGAGGTTCTGCTTTTGCGGGAATCACCAGCTATATTCAATATCATGATCAGGCAGTTAGCTTCTTAGAGGATAAGATCGGCCGTGATCATTTGGTGAAACGCTTTGATCCGTGGCTGGTTCCTGAATTGGCCTCAAAGGATGCCAGCTACCATACTAAAAATGCCCAACTGGCTATTGCTTCAGGTGGAATGGTCGGAGAGGGATATATGGAAGGAACGTCCGTACAGGCTGGCAAAGTTCCTTATACATATTCGGATGCTATCTTTGTGCAGATTGCCGAGGAATTTGGGTTTCTGGGTTCTGCGGGAGTGCTGCTACTATTTTTTATCCTAATCCATCGGATGGTTCTAATTGCGCTAGAGTGCAAGCAGCGAGGAGGGCCCTTTATTATTGTGGGGGTTGTGGCTATGCTGCTGTACCAGATCCTTGAAAATATCGGTGCCTTTATCGGTCTGATGCCGCTGACAGGTATTACTTTGCCTTTTATAAGTTTCGGCGGTACGTCTATATTAATCAATATGTCCAGTATGGGTATCGTCATGAGCGTTCATTTGTACGGAGGGGAAGAAGAGGATGATTTACCGGTGTACCCTCGCTATTCACCTCCTCCCAAACTTCTCTAA
- the spoIIR gene encoding stage II sporulation protein R, with product MNFEERSVGDSLRVTVKYTAILICFFMILMMAWEGQKTDAAVAEVSIPQESIRLRILANSDGAQDQLVKRQIRNAVVEQMNQWVSELEDPQSLEQARTLIRGHLPELNALVGTELKSRGINYSYNVELGVVPFPTKMYGGTVYPAGDYEAVRVTLGAGKGQNWWCVLFPPLCFIDAGSGDAAAAKDSKKVSASASEGSNGKSVAGKVVKTGGAVSDADAQTSEEPEVRFFVWELLQKIGRWFSSLWG from the coding sequence ATGAACTTTGAGGAACGTAGTGTAGGGGATTCCCTGCGTGTAACTGTAAAGTATACTGCCATTTTAATTTGTTTTTTTATGATTCTTATGATGGCCTGGGAAGGGCAAAAGACAGATGCTGCCGTTGCGGAGGTTTCGATTCCGCAGGAATCCATCCGGTTGCGTATTTTGGCAAATTCTGACGGTGCACAGGACCAATTAGTTAAACGTCAAATTCGTAATGCTGTTGTAGAACAGATGAATCAATGGGTATCTGAATTGGAGGATCCACAAAGCCTGGAGCAGGCGCGTACTCTAATTAGAGGGCATTTGCCTGAATTAAACGCACTCGTGGGTACGGAGTTGAAATCGCGTGGTATAAATTATTCCTACAACGTTGAGCTTGGAGTGGTTCCTTTTCCAACTAAAATGTACGGTGGCACCGTCTACCCAGCGGGTGATTATGAGGCTGTAAGAGTTACCTTAGGGGCAGGAAAAGGGCAAAATTGGTGGTGCGTGCTGTTTCCGCCGCTATGCTTTATTGATGCCGGTTCAGGAGATGCAGCTGCTGCGAAGGATAGCAAGAAGGTTTCCGCATCGGCCTCTGAAGGGTCGAATGGAAAATCGGTCGCAGGGAAGGTAGTCAAAACGGGAGGGGCGGTCAGTGATGCAGACGCTCAAACGTCTGAGGAGCCTGAGGTGCGCTTCTTCGTCTGGGAGCTGCTGCAAAAAATCGGGAGATGGTTCAGCAGTTTATGGGGATAA